AGCGCTATCGTTATTTTCGACTCGCTGTTCAGCTTCACGAAGAGCTCCATGATCTCGACGCTCGTCCGGGTATCGAGGTTCCCGGTCGGCTCGTCGGCAAAGATAAGCGGCGCTGCGTTCACCATGGAGCGCGCGATCGCGACGCGCTGCTGCTGCCCTCCCGAGAGCTGGCTGGTGAAGTGGTGCTCCCTCCCTGCAAGCCCTACGGTCCGGAGCGCCTCCCGCGCCCGCTCCCTGCGCTCCTTGGGCGGCACCCCGCTGTAGAGCATCGGCAGCTCGACGTTCTCGAGCGCCGAGGTCCTCCTGAGGAGGTTGAACCCCTGGAAGACGAAGCCGATCTTCCTGTTCCGTATCGACGCGCGCTCATCGCGGCTGAGCTGCGCCACATCTTCGCCGTCGAGCAGATACCGCCCGCTCGTCGGGGTGTCGAGACACCCGAGGATATTCATAAAGGTCGATTTGCCGGACCCCGACGGTCCCATGATCGCGATGAACTCCCCCTGCTCGACGCTGAGCGAGACATTGTCGAGCGCAGTGACCGCCACATCGCCCATCCGGTACACCTTCGCGAGCCCTTTCACATCGATGAGCGCCATGTCCTCCTCTCCTTAAAACATCCGGGGGCCTGACGGAGCGCGGCCGCCCTTCTGCTTCTCGAGGGATTCGACGATCACGCCCTGCCCTTCCCGCAGCGCTCCCGGCTGGACTTCGGTGTACATGCCGTCGCTTATGCCCGTGGTTACCGCAACCCGCTTCGGCGTACCGCTGTCGAGCACCCACACTCCCCTGCCCTTCTCCTTGTGCTGCGGCTGCTGCGGCTTCTGGCCGGAGGACCTTTTGCGGTCGTCAGGCAGCCGGAAGCGGAGCGCCGCGTTCGGGACCCTGAGCACATCGCTCTTGCTCGAGACGACAATGGAAAGGTTCGCCGTCATGCCGGGCTTGAGCTTGAGCTCGGCATTGTCCACCTTGACCACCACATCGTAGGTCACCACATTCTGGACGGTGATAGGGGCATTTCTCACCTCGGATACGCTGCCCTTGAAGACGAGGTCGGGATAGGCGTCCACCGTAAACTCGACCGGCTGCCCCACGGCAACCCGACCGATATCGGCCTCGGCGACATTGCTGTTGATCTGCATCTTCGTGAGGTCTTTCGCTATGGTGAAAAGCGTGGGCGTCTGGAAGCTCGCTGCCACGGTCTGCCCTACATCGACGCTCCTCGAGACGACGGTCCCGTCGACAGGGGAGAGGATCCGCGTGTACCGGAGATTGATCTCGGCCATTCTCAGGGCCGCCTCTGCCTGGGCCACCTGCGCCTTTGCCGCGCTCACCTGCGCCCGCGCGGTCTCGTAGTTCGTCTCCGCCGTATCCACCTCGCTGCGGGCGATGAAGTTCCTGGCGAAGAGCTCCTTGTTGCGCTCCGCGGTCCTCTTCGCGTCCGCACGCGCAGCCTCGGCCTTATCCAGGTTTGCCCTCGCCGAGAGGAGATTCGCCCGGGCCTGCGCCACCTGGGCCTCGAAGGTAGCGGGGTCGATCTGCGCGATCATCTGCCCCTGCCTGACCGGGGAGTTGAAATCGACATAAAGGCTCTTGACGGTGCCCGAGACCTGGGTGCCGACGAGGACCGTCGTCACCGCGTTCACCGTGCCCGTTGCAGTGACCGAGGCCGAGAGCACTCCCCTGGTGACCTCCTCGGTCCTGAACTTCACGCCGTTTTCCCTGCCCCCCAGCAGCGCAAACGCGACGGATGCGAGGACTGCAACAACAACCCCTGCCATGATACTCTTTTTCATCATGTCGTAAACTTCCCTTTCATTTCACGGTGCCTCTCATGAAGATATCGACGAAACCCCTGATCGTGGCATGCACATCGATGCTGCGGTATTTCTTGCGCATCAGGATTTCGTTCACATTGAAAAAGGAGAACAGCATGCCCAGGTAGGCGCGCGCGGCGGTCTCGGGATCGAATTTGCGCAGGGCCCCCTTCTTCTGCATCTCGCTGAAATAGGAGGCGAGGGCCTTGAAGACCTCGTCGACGAAGGTGTGGTACACCGTCTGGATCTTCTCGGGATATCGCTGCATCTCGGCATGCATGATCCTGATGAGGTCTTTCCGCTGGTCGAGGGTCTCGAGGAAACGGCGCGCGATCACCGTCAGCGCCTTGTCGTACGCCATGTCCCGCACTTCGGGGAGTATCCCCTTGAGGGCCGGCAGGAATGAATAGGCAGTGATGACCTCTTCGAAGAGCTCTTCCTTCGAGGAGAAGTGGCGGAAGAGCGTCACCTCGGCGATGCCCGCTTCCCGGGCGATCTCCCGTGTCGTCGCGCCCAGATACCCTTCACGGGAAAACAGCTTCAGTGCTGTTTCGAGTATCTTGTCCCTCGTCGGGACCGCTTCATCCGTATGCTGCATACTGCCGCTGCTCCCTCTCTCAATACGGCACGGAACCGCAGAAGACATAGGTGTAAGTGCTTACTAACATGGTAGATTACCGCAGAGCGAGGGGCGATGTCAATGGAAGGGGTGAAGGGAGCTCACAAGGGGGCTGCGAAAAAGGGAACAGGACCGCCGGTCAGCTCTTGATGCAGACACTCCTGACGAAGGTGAGCGCCGAGAGCGCGTCGAGAAGTCTTTTGAGCGAGGTCTTCCGGTAGAAGGCGACGGTGAAACGGAAGGTCGTCTCCCCACCCTCCCTGCAGTGCTCGTAATCGACATTCTGGACTATCGCCCCGGAGCGCTCGATGACCGAGGTGAGGGAATCCTCATCGACATCCGCCTCGGCGCTGACGGTGACGAAGCGGAAGGTCTGCTTCGGCATCTTCCGTTCGACGATTCTCAGCACCATGAGGGTGATAAGGGTTATGATGAAGGCGACAATGCTCGCCAGGTAGAGACCCCTGCCGATGGCGAGCCCGATCGCCGAGACGATCCAGATGCAGGCAGCGGTCGTCAGCCCCTGTACCGTGAAGCCCGTCTTCAGGATGACGCCCGCCCCGAGAAAGCCGACGCCGGTGATCGCGCCTGCCGCGATCCTGCCGGGATCGGCCCGGACATAGGCGGGGTCGAAACCGTCCAGCGTGATATTGTACTCGGAGACGATCATGAGGAGCACGCAGGCGACACAGACGAGCAGCTGCGTCCTGAACCCGGCAGGCCGGCCGTGTATCTGGCGCTCGAACCCGATGATACCGCCGATGACGGTGCCGAGCAGAAGGCGGAAGACTATTTCGGTCTCTGAAATCATAGAATTTATTATAAGTTATCGACGATACGTAATGATAGTTGAGGAGTGCACGCTAAGGGATGGTCTTCCTCGGGCTGGCGGATGCCTCCGGCGTTGCAGCAAGCCCGAGCGAGGCGAGCTCCTCCACGATCAGAGCGGCCAGCCGGGGGACGCCCGCCCTCACCTCATCGGACAGCTCGAGCCCCGTATCCATGCTCTTGGGCTCGATACCGAGGAGCACGATGCGCCGGGGCATCGAATCGGTCAACTGGGCGGCGGCGAGGAGATCGGAGAGCCCGAGCTGGTGCGGAGATATCTTGCTGTTGAAGAGAGCGGGAACGTCAGCCCCTTCCAGGCGAATGATCGTGCCGGGCGGATTTCCTGTCCTCACCACATCGACAATGATGACGGCGTCCCTGTTCTGGATGTAATGGAGCAGCTCGATGCCCATGGTGCCGCCGTCGATCACTTCGACGCCTTCGGGCACGCGATAGCGGTCCTGGAACTCCTCGACGACGCGGACGCCCGCGCCCTCATCGCTCAAGAGAAGATTGCCTATGCCCATGACGAGAATGTTCATGATTATAAATATAGAATCCGGGAGCCGGAATTCCGGCTCCCGGATTCTGAGCCTAAAACGCCCTTACCTTCACGATCTCCTTCTTGTCCGTATCGACCACATGGATCGCGCAGGCGAGGCAGGGATCGAAGGAATGGACGGTCCTCAGCACCTCGAGCGGCTTTTCGGGGTCTGCGACGGGATTGCCGATGAGCGACGCCTCGTAGGGGCCGAGCTGGTCGTTGCCGTTCCGCGGCCCCGCGTTCCAGGTCGAGGGCACGACAGCCTGGTAGTTCTTGATCTTGCCCTTGTCGATAACGACCCAGTGCGAGAGCACGCCGCGCGGCGCCTCGTGGAACCCGAAGCCCTTGACCTCGCCCCTCGGGAACTCGGGGCGGTTGAAGGTGGCCGTATCGCCTTTCGCAACATTGTCCATGAGCGCCTGCCACTGCTTCTGGAGGGTCTCGTACATGACTGCGCAGCGCACTGCCCGGGCGGCGTGGCGGCCGATGGTAGAGTGGAGCGCAGCGAGGGGGACCTTCGCGCCTGCAAGGCTGCTCACCGTGGCGAGGGCTTTATCGGCATACTTCTTCGTCGGCGCATGGCCGGCCGCGTACATGCAGAGGACATTCGCGAGGGGGCCGACCTGGGCGGGCTTGCCGTTGAAGGTCGGCGACTTCACCCAGGAGTATTTCCCGTTGTCCTGGAAATCGGTGTACTGCGGAACGGTCTCCTCCTCCCACGGATGGCGGCTCCAGGCGCCTTCGTACCAGGAGTGCTTGACGCTCTCTTTGACGCCGGCCCTGAAGAGCTCGTCCTGGAAGCTCCTGATCGGCTTGAAGCTGCCGATATTGCCGGCCTCGATAGAGCCGCCGGGGTGCTCGAAGAGGGTGCCCCTGGTATCCATCGGGAAGTCGGGGACAGAGAGATAGTTGGTCACCCCTGCGCCGTACCTGGTCCAGTCGGCATAGAAGGCGCCGACAGCGCAGACATCGACGAAATAGACTTCGTTGACGAAGTCGCCGAGCTCGTCGATGAGGGTCTTGATGTAGTAGAGCCGCTCCATGTTCAGCGTCGAGGGGCTGTCGGGGTTGATGGGATTCGCAACGCCTCCGACCGCGAGGTTCTGGATATGCGGGGTCTTGCCGCCGAGGATCGAGACGATCATGTTCGCCTTGCGCTGGTACTCGAGCGCCTGCAGGTAGTGGGCCGCGGCGAGGAGGTTCACCTCGGGCGAGAGCTTCATCGCCGGGTGGCCCCAGTAGCCGTTCGTAAAGATGCCGAGCTGCCCGGTGCCGACGAAGGTCTTCAGCCTCTCCTGCACTTCCTTGAAGTGCTGCGCGCTGTTCTGGTGCCAGGTCGAGACGCTCTGGGCGGTCTGCGCGGTCTTCCTGGGGTCTGCCTTCAGGGCCGAGACGATATCCACCCAGTCGAGTGCGGAAAGGTGGTAGAAGTGGACGATGTGGTCATGAATGGCATGGGCGGCGATGATGAGGTTTCGTATGTATTGCGCATTCAGGGGGATCTCCATCTTCAAGGCGTTCTCGACGGCCCGCACCGAAGCGATGGCATGCACGGTGGTGCAGACGCCGCAGATCCGCTGTGTGAAGAGCCACGCCTCGCGCGGGTCGCGCCCCTTGAGGATCAGCTCGATGCCGCGCCACATCTGGCCCGACGACCAGGCGTTCTTTACCTGGCCGCCGTCGATCTCGCAGTCTATTCTCAAATGTCCTTCGATTCTTGTAACCGGATCAATCGTGATTCGTTTTGACATGGAATATTCCTCCTCGATAGTTATGCATGCTTCAGGCTCGGCAGCACGGGAAGGGTCTTGACAAAGAGCAGGTAGCCCATGATCTCCACCGCGATCAAACCGACTGTTATCATTGTTTCCGAAAAGGACGGGAAGTAGTGCCATCCGGGACCGGGATCGAATCCCACCAGGAATGTGTTGAAGCGGTATACCGCACCCGCCAGCAGCATGAGGACGGCGCCGATAAAGAGCATGCGCGGCCTCTCCCTGTTTGCCGGGCTGAAGAGAATAACCGTGGGTATCAGGTAGAGCAGGTTTTCGACAATGAACATGATGCTCTTCATATCTCCCCTGAAGACAAGGCCGAGCTCGCCTCTTCCGATGAGGTCGCCGAACCGTATCACGAGGTAGAGCGCAAGGAGCTTGGGGATAATCGCGCTGAGCTTGGCAAGGAGGCCGGTCTCCAGGGGCCTTCTGAATCCGACGGAAGAGAGGATCGATTCGAAGACGACGATCGCATACCCCATGGTAATCGAAGTGATCAGGAAGAGCAGCGGCAGGAATCCTGTCTGCCAGAGCGGGGAGACCTTCTGCCCGGCGATATAGACCAGCAGCCCCAGCGACGACTGGTGCATGGTGGGCAGGAGCACGCCCACCGCGATGAACAGGAAGAGCACCTTCCTGAGCACTTTGAGCATCCTCTCCTTGTTCCATCTCTCCAGAAAGGAGGGGGCGAACTCTATCCAGAGCACCATGATGTACGTCGTAACGCACAAGGCCACCTCGAACATGACGGAGCTCAGCTGGGAATACCAGGGAAGGATCAGATTGTACGCCTGCCAGTAGCGGCCCACGTCGAAGAATATCGATACGCCGGCAAGCGTGTAGCCGAACATGCTCGCGAGGATCGCGGAGCGGATGAGGGGATAATAGGTCTTTTTATTGAGCACATATACCAGCATCGCCAGCGCATACCCGCCGCAGGCAAAGGCAGTGCCCACGACCACATCATAGGTGATCCAGATGCCCCAGGGGTACCCGTCGCTCATGTTGGACACCGCGCCGATGCCGTAGACGAAACGCTTGACGAGCAGGACGCCTGCAAAGAGCGCAACGGCCGCAAGCACGAGAAAAGGCCTGGTGACGATTTTTCCGCCGAGCGGTCTAAACTCTCCCATGTCTCTCTCCTTTACCGATCATCGTTATTTTTGGTGCTCCTGTGTACTGCATAAAGAAGACCGCCCAACAAGGCGATAGGAGCGATCATGCCCCGGTAGATCATATGCTGGAGCCCTTCGGACCGGGCGGCGTCGGATGTTTCGGAGAGCTTCGGCATGCCGAGCTTGTCAAAGGGCACACCGGCGAGCATGAGCACCTGGGTGCCGCCGCCTTCCTTCTCTCCATAGATACGCGGCTGGTATACCGCCTCTACCGTGCGGTGCGACGTTTCCCTCGAGCCGATGCGTCCAACAGGGAACCCGTATTCCTCACCGGGTTTCAGGGTCAGTCGGTACCTGGCCTCTTCCAGCAGGTCCTTTGTCGTGCCGAAGAGCGACGCGCCGGTGGGGCAGAATTCGCAGCAGGCCGCGTAGCCGCCCTCTTTGATGCGATGAGAGCAGAGCTGGCATTTCCTGATCTGCGGAAAGGGGGCGTCCCACTCGAACTTCGGGATATTGTAAGGGCACGCGACCTGGCAGTAACGACACCCCAGGCAGGCGCCCTTGTTGTAGCTGACGATCCCGCTTTTGGGGTCTTTCGTCAACGCGGAGACCGGACAGGCAGAGACGCAGGACGGGTCGATGCAGTGCATGCACTGGCGCTTGACGAACGAGAAGCCGTCCTCCCTGTCCTTCGCAGCGCCGGCGCCGTGGGTATACAGCTTTATGATGTTGAGGGTTTTGCCCGAAAGGTCGATGGCGTTGTCCCAGAGCTGGTCGGTCGTCGAAAAATCGGGGGGCATGCTGTTGTGCTCCTTGCATGCCGCAACACAGGCCTTGCAGCCGATGCAGAGCGTTGCATCATAGAGAATACCGACCGCTTCCGGGGGCATGGCTTTCTGCTGCCGCGCAAAAGGCTGCGCAAGGGCGGAAGGGACATCCGCAGCCAACAGCAGCCCGCCGCAGGCAACTCCTTTCAGGAAATCTCTTCTCTTCATCTCCATGGCCTACTCCTCTTTCTTGGTGGATTTCTTCGCCTGCCCAGCTGCATCGCCGTCATGATCGCCGAGCCTCTTGGCGAGTGTCGCGCCCGCGCCGATGGCAGCGCCGGCCACCCCCGCGACAACGGCGGCGCCGGCGATGGTGATGCCGCCTCCCTTCTCTTCGTGGATGCGCGGATAGGTCGCCGGCGGCGTGACGCGATGGAGCTTGGCGACGGTATGGAGCGGGGTGTTGAAGCCGACCCCTTTTTCGCTGCAGCCGAAGCAGGGATGCCCGGCGCCGACCGGCCAGGTGCCGCCGCCGGTGTCGCCGAACTGGAGGGTAGAGCAGTTGTTGAAGGTCTCGGGCCCTTTGCAGCCCAATTTGTAGAGACAGTAGCCTTTTCTATGGTTATCATCGCCGTACTGAACGGCGAACCGCCCTGCATCGAAGTGAGGGCGCCGCTCGCAGTTCTCGTGGATCAGGCGGCTGTAGGCGAACTTCGGCCTCCCGTGGTCATCCAGCTCGGGGAGCTTCTTGAGGGCCAGGAAGTGGAGCACGGTCGAGAGGAGGTTGTAGGGATTCGGAGGGCAGCCGGGGATCGTCACGACCGGCTTATCCTTGATGATCTCGGGAACGCTCTTTGCGCCGGTAGGGTTCGGGCCTGCCGTGGGAATGCCGCCCCACGAGGCGCAGGAGCCCATGGCGACGATCGCCGCAGCATGGGGAGCGGTCTCCTTGAGGATATCGAGGGCGGTCTTGCCCGCGATCTTGCAGTAGATGCCCCCGTCTTTCGTCGGGATGGAGCCGTCGACGACGAGAATGAACTTTCCCCTGTTCTCCTGGATGGATTTCTGCTTGGCAGCCTCTACCTGATGGCCTGCTGCAACACTGAGCGTTTCCGAATAGTCGAGGGAGATGAGATCGAGGAGGAGATGCTCCAGGGTGGGATGGGTCGACCTGAGCAGCGACTCGACACAGCCGGTGCATTCCTGGAACGAGAGCCAGATGACCGGGGGGCGCTTCGGGCTGGTTATCGCTTCAGCGATCTTTGCGCCCATGCCCAGCGGAAGCCCCATGCCAGCCGCCATAACAGTACAATATTTCAGGAAATCTCTTCGCGATATGCCTCCGAGCTTTTTCCTGACATCATCGGATTCGTGCTCTTTCATAGTTACCTCCATTCATATTTGTCACTGATCTATAAATATAAAAGGGACTATCGAGCAAAGCAGCACTGTTATGGTCGCCATGTATTTTGATGTTATTAACATTATAATGTCAATAAAATAATTGAACAAGCCCCTTTCATTATCTGGAAAGCAAAGAATGTCGGGAATCACGAGTCGGGGTTACCGTGACGACCTGAAGGCGCGTTGCAGTATGAGCGTCTCCGCAAAAAAGAAGGCCCGCATATGACAGCAGGCGAAAATCATATACAAGCCGGGTCGGAAAAGCAGAGACGATATATTATTTCCCTACGAAATACATCTTCCAATAGATGAGGAAGATGCTGTACACCAGGAGCGCAGCAAGGGCGGCTATTACCAGCCGTGCTACCCATTTCGATCCTTTCTCCTTCATTATTACCCCCTTCAGATACAAGGTTCGTACGCTGCTGCTCTGCCTCTCTACCCTTATTCAGTACCAAATAAGCGGCAATGTCAAGGTAAATTTTTGCCGCCCAGCATCTCTATTATGGAATGCACAGCAAGGGGGACCGCATCGCGTACCGCCCTTGTCATCGCCGTCCCGAAGTGCGTCACATCGGCAGCCTCTATGGCGACTATTGAGATGTCATCCGGCAGCTCGAGCCCCATGCGCCTGCCGGCATCGAGAGCGCTTTTGAGCGTGGTGTCGTGAGCCGAGGCAGTGTGGAGCGGCATGGAGATGTCGTCCAGCGCAAGACAGCGGACAGCACCGGCTTGTCCGTCCGGCGTGCAGACCGCATCGACAAGGATAATGCGGTCATAGCCGACCATCGCCTCCATCAGCCGCAGGCCGCCTACCGAGAGCTCCATAATAATGAGGTCGTCGCTGGCAGGAAGCTGCTCTTTGAGCTCCCGCACCACCGCAATGCCGACGCCGTCGTCACGGAGAATCGGGTTGCCGAGGCCGATGATCAGGGTCTTCTTCATAAGCGAATCCTTACTTATCGCAGGTATTGCGCCATCTCCCTGAGCACGGTACCCTGCGCATCACGGATTATCACGCTCAGGGGCATCGTGCCGGGAAGGGAGTGCGTTGCGCAGGCAAAGCAGGGGTCGTAGAGCCTGAAGGCCATCTCTATCCTGTTGAGGAGCCCCTCCTCGATGATGCTCTTTTTCCGTATCAGCGTTTGAGCGGCCTTCTTGATGGATAAGGCGATCGGCGCATGGTTATGGGTCGTGCCGACGATGAGGTTCACCCTGGTCAGCACGCCCCGCTCATCGGTCCGGTAGTGGTGCAGCAGGGTGCCCCTCGGCGCCTCGACAGAGCCGACCCCTTCCGAAGGCTTCTCCCTGGGGATGGTGCGAATGTGCGGGTCGGTGATCTCCGGATCGCGGCTCAGCTCGAGCATACGCTCCGCTGCATAGAGCAGCTCGATCAGCCTCGCCCAGTGGGTGGCGAGGCGGTTGTGGACCGGCCGGTAGCGGCCGTCGACCTTCCTCGACCCGAAGGTCTCGAAGAAGTACTCGAACGCCTCCTGCGCGTACGGCGTCGCCATGCCCTCCGCTGCATTGAGCCGGCTGAGCGGCGTCGCACAATAGACGCCGCTCTCGCTGCCGTCGGCAAAGCCCTTCCAGCCGACCTTCTTCAGGTAGGGGAATTTCAGGTAGGTCCAGGATTCGACATGCTCGGCGATGTGCTGGCGGTAGTCACGCGGATGGAAGCGCGCGAACTCCCTGCCGTCGGGATCGACGATGCGGAGCATCCCGTCATAGAAGTTCACCCGGTCCTCGTCGTCGACCGTCCCCATATAATACGTGCGGTGCAGGTAGGTGTCCGAGAAGACGCTTTCGCGGAAGGCGGTGTCGCCCTGTAGTATCCGGCTGAAGAGGTCGAGGCTGTAGAGCGCGAAGGCGACATTCCGCTCTGCCGCTGTTTCGATCTCCCTGCGCTCCTCTTCGGTGACCGGTTTGCTCCATCCCCCCGGCAGCCCGCTGCAGGGGTGTATCGCCCTTCCCCCTATCGTCTGGATGACGTGGTGATTTCTGCGCCGGCACTCGATGACCTCCTTTCCCTTTTCGCTCCCGATCTTCCGCAGCACGCCGAGGAGGTTCCTCTCTGCCGGCGGCGCATCGGGCCCCACGATGAGATCGGGGCCGCCGAGGGCGTAGAAATGGGTGGTGTGGTCCGCAACGAAGAAGGCGCTGTAGAGGAGCTCCCTGATCTTCCGCGCAGCCGGAGGCGGTTCGACCCGATAGAGCGCGTCGAGCGCTTTCGTCGAGGCGATATGGTGCGCCTCGGGGCAGATACCGCAGATGCGGTTGGTGATATTCGGCATGTCCTCGGCAGCGCGGCCGATGCAGAACTGCTCGAAGCCCCTCAGCTCGGGAACAATGAAGTAGGCGTTCGCCACCTCCCCCTCATCGTCGAGGAATATCTCGATCCTGCCGTGTCCCTCGAGCCTGGTGACGGGGTCGATGCTGATCTTCTTCACGCCCGTCCCTTGCCTTTCCGGTCCGCCGCCTCATCCGTGACAGGAGAGGCCGGCCGGGCCCTGTTCAGGAGCGCGTGGGCGAGGCTGAATTTGTAGAACGTGCCGACCGGGTCCACAATCGGCTCGAACGCGGCTTCGACTTCACGCTGCATCGCCTCTTCCGGCTGCCCGGCGGACCCCGCATCGGTGATGGATGCCAATGCCGAGAGCATGGCCGCGCCCTGGTCAGCCACGCCGGCCGGGGCGCCGTAACACCCGATGCAGGGCATGTTCGCCCCGGGGCAGAGAGCAGTGCATCCTCCCCTGGTGGCGGGCCCCATGCAGACGATGCCCTGGTCGATGAGGCAGCGCGTGCTGTCGGGTATTATCTCGTAGAGGCGGCGGAAGCGGAGCCTGCGCTGTTCACGCCCGGTCCAGCTCCTGATCCGGGGACACTCCTCGCAGAGCGCCCTGGTTCCCGCTCCGAGCACGGCGCCCTTCTCCGGAAGCCCGCTCGTGCCCATGAAGAGCTCCATAACTGCTTCGAGCTGGTGCGCCTCGGGAGGACAGCCGGGGATCATATAATCGATATCCACGGTCTGGCGCACGCTCCTGACCGTATCGTAGAGGCCGGGGAGCCGCAGCTCGCCCTCCGCCACCCGGGTGCTCAGGCGCGGGACGACCGCGGGATCGGTCACTGTGGTGCTCGGGTTGTCGAGATAGACCGTGATCAGGTGGTCGTCCGCGGAAGAGAGATTCGAGAGACCCGGCATGCAGCCTTCGACAGCGCAGGAGCCGAACGCGACAAAGACGGCGGATTTCTTCCTGAGCAAACGGGCCATTGCCTCGTCTTCTTCGGTACGGATAGCGCCGTTGAAGAAGGTGAGCGCGAGAGCGCCGTCGGCAAGGCCTTCGATATCGCTCTTTTTGCCGTCCATGACGCAGGGCCAGAAGACCGGCTCGAAGGCCTCGGCAAAATCGAGGATCTTTTCGTTTATGCCGAGCAGGGCGATATCGCACCCCCCGCACGCTGCGGCCCAGTACATGGCGAACTTCGGCTTGTCCGCCATCACCGCTCTCCCTGCAGCGCGGCGGTCCCGCTCCTGCGGCCAGCGATCCCGAGCGGGCCGAGCCTCTTCAACCGCCCGGTCATGGCATTGACCGTATCCGCGAGCACCGCTCCCTCCGAGGCCGAGAGCCAGACGAGCCGGAGCCGCTCTTCCTCTATGCCGAGCTGACCGGCGAGCTTCTTCAACAGATGGAAGCGGCGGAGGGTGCGCAGGTTGCCGCTCTGGTAGTGGCACTCTCCCGGATGGCATCCCGCGATCAGGACGCCGTCGGCGCCCTCCCTGAATGCCTTGAGCACGAACTGCGGCTCTACCCTTCCGCTGCACATGACCCGTATGATGCGGAGGTTCGGCGCATACCGGAGCCGCGCGGTGCCCGCCAGGTCCGCCGCACGGTAGGTGCACCAGGTGCAGAAGAAGCCGACGATGACCGGTTCAAAAGGCTCGCTCATAGCTCGTTAAGATCAACCATAAAAAAGGACAATTTGAAAATGATGAATTCATTCATTGTACTCTTTTCATTTTGATTGTTTATTTCTGTCATAGAGTATCCCCTCGATCTCGGCCATCACCTGCTCTGCGGTAAAGTGCGCTCCGGTAATCGCCCGGCTCGGGCAGGCAGCGACGCAGACGCCGCATCCCTGGCAGAGGGCGGGGTTGATCGCAGTCGCGCCCTGTCCCTCCTGCGCCGCAATGGCGCCGTAGGGGCAGAGCTCGCAGCAGATGCCGCAGCCGCTGCACCGCC
This window of the Nitrospirota bacterium genome carries:
- a CDS encoding HyaD/HybD family hydrogenase maturation endopeptidase → MNILVMGIGNLLLSDEGAGVRVVEEFQDRYRVPEGVEVIDGGTMGIELLHYIQNRDAVIIVDVVRTGNPPGTIIRLEGADVPALFNSKISPHQLGLSDLLAAAQLTDSMPRRIVLLGIEPKSMDTGLELSDEVRAGVPRLAALIVEELASLGLAATPEASASPRKTIP
- a CDS encoding efflux RND transporter periplasmic adaptor subunit, which codes for MMKKSIMAGVVVAVLASVAFALLGGRENGVKFRTEEVTRGVLSASVTATGTVNAVTTVLVGTQVSGTVKSLYVDFNSPVRQGQMIAQIDPATFEAQVAQARANLLSARANLDKAEAARADAKRTAERNKELFARNFIARSEVDTAETNYETARAQVSAAKAQVAQAEAALRMAEINLRYTRILSPVDGTVVSRSVDVGQTVAASFQTPTLFTIAKDLTKMQINSNVAEADIGRVAVGQPVEFTVDAYPDLVFKGSVSEVRNAPITVQNVVTYDVVVKVDNAELKLKPGMTANLSIVVSSKSDVLRVPNAALRFRLPDDRKRSSGQKPQQPQHKEKGRGVWVLDSGTPKRVAVTTGISDGMYTEVQPGALREGQGVIVESLEKQKGGRAPSGPRMF
- the hybB gene encoding Ni/Fe-hydrogenase cytochrome b subunit, whose product is MGEFRPLGGKIVTRPFLVLAAVALFAGVLLVKRFVYGIGAVSNMSDGYPWGIWITYDVVVGTAFACGGYALAMLVYVLNKKTYYPLIRSAILASMFGYTLAGVSIFFDVGRYWQAYNLILPWYSQLSSVMFEVALCVTTYIMVLWIEFAPSFLERWNKERMLKVLRKVLFLFIAVGVLLPTMHQSSLGLLVYIAGQKVSPLWQTGFLPLLFLITSITMGYAIVVFESILSSVGFRRPLETGLLAKLSAIIPKLLALYLVIRFGDLIGRGELGLVFRGDMKSIMFIVENLLYLIPTVILFSPANRERPRMLFIGAVLMLLAGAVYRFNTFLVGFDPGPGWHYFPSFSETMITVGLIAVEIMGYLLFVKTLPVLPSLKHA
- a CDS encoding TetR/AcrR family transcriptional regulator; amino-acid sequence: MQHTDEAVPTRDKILETALKLFSREGYLGATTREIAREAGIAEVTLFRHFSSKEELFEEVITAYSFLPALKGILPEVRDMAYDKALTVIARRFLETLDQRKDLIRIMHAEMQRYPEKIQTVYHTFVDEVFKALASYFSEMQKKGALRKFDPETAARAYLGMLFSFFNVNEILMRKKYRSIDVHATIRGFVDIFMRGTVK
- a CDS encoding nickel-dependent hydrogenase large subunit; protein product: MSKRITIDPVTRIEGHLRIDCEIDGGQVKNAWSSGQMWRGIELILKGRDPREAWLFTQRICGVCTTVHAIASVRAVENALKMEIPLNAQYIRNLIIAAHAIHDHIVHFYHLSALDWVDIVSALKADPRKTAQTAQSVSTWHQNSAQHFKEVQERLKTFVGTGQLGIFTNGYWGHPAMKLSPEVNLLAAAHYLQALEYQRKANMIVSILGGKTPHIQNLAVGGVANPINPDSPSTLNMERLYYIKTLIDELGDFVNEVYFVDVCAVGAFYADWTRYGAGVTNYLSVPDFPMDTRGTLFEHPGGSIEAGNIGSFKPIRSFQDELFRAGVKESVKHSWYEGAWSRHPWEEETVPQYTDFQDNGKYSWVKSPTFNGKPAQVGPLANVLCMYAAGHAPTKKYADKALATVSSLAGAKVPLAALHSTIGRHAARAVRCAVMYETLQKQWQALMDNVAKGDTATFNRPEFPRGEVKGFGFHEAPRGVLSHWVVIDKGKIKNYQAVVPSTWNAGPRNGNDQLGPYEASLIGNPVADPEKPLEVLRTVHSFDPCLACAIHVVDTDKKEIVKVRAF
- a CDS encoding MgtC/SapB family protein encodes the protein MISETEIVFRLLLGTVIGGIIGFERQIHGRPAGFRTQLLVCVACVLLMIVSEYNITLDGFDPAYVRADPGRIAAGAITGVGFLGAGVILKTGFTVQGLTTAACIWIVSAIGLAIGRGLYLASIVAFIITLITLMVLRIVERKMPKQTFRFVTVSAEADVDEDSLTSVIERSGAIVQNVDYEHCREGGETTFRFTVAFYRKTSLKRLLDALSALTFVRSVCIKS
- the hybA gene encoding hydrogenase 2 operon protein HybA, translating into MKRRDFLKGVACGGLLLAADVPSALAQPFARQQKAMPPEAVGILYDATLCIGCKACVAACKEHNSMPPDFSTTDQLWDNAIDLSGKTLNIIKLYTHGAGAAKDREDGFSFVKRQCMHCIDPSCVSACPVSALTKDPKSGIVSYNKGACLGCRYCQVACPYNIPKFEWDAPFPQIRKCQLCSHRIKEGGYAACCEFCPTGASLFGTTKDLLEEARYRLTLKPGEEYGFPVGRIGSRETSHRTVEAVYQPRIYGEKEGGGTQVLMLAGVPFDKLGMPKLSETSDAARSEGLQHMIYRGMIAPIALLGGLLYAVHRSTKNNDDR
- a CDS encoding ABC transporter ATP-binding protein, whose product is MALIDVKGLAKVYRMGDVAVTALDNVSLSVEQGEFIAIMGPSGSGKSTFMNILGCLDTPTSGRYLLDGEDVAQLSRDERASIRNRKIGFVFQGFNLLRRTSALENVELPMLYSGVPPKERRERAREALRTVGLAGREHHFTSQLSGGQQQRVAIARSMVNAAPLIFADEPTGNLDTRTSVEIMELFVKLNSESKITIALVTHEPDIAAYGRRIVRFVDGRIVSDEAM